A region of the Apium graveolens cultivar Ventura chromosome 6, ASM990537v1, whole genome shotgun sequence genome:
ACGCGCCTAGGTGAGCAGGACGCGTCCACATTTTTTGCGGGAGTATTTATTAAGGATGTAAGACGCGTCCACCATGGTGAAAGTATCTGGCAATTGCGGTCTTTTTGGCAATGGAGGCTGGAGGATGCGTTTGTCATGCTAAGGACGCGTCCTGTCTCTGTGGAATGATGTGAGAGGTAGTTGTTGAGAAAATAATACAGGCTTCATGAAGGTGGGGACGTGCCCAAATGtcttaggacgcgtcctatgtTTGGCCAATGCATCCTCATGAGGATAACTTAGGAAAAAGCATGCTTGGAAGGGAGCAATGGATGATTATTTctactaacgtatttgttgcaggtactcgTTGAAGAATTCCCTcattgagacggtcaaggagggggatgtccgtgaaaagcttgaaggcctccaggggtatgcctgatgattgaaggcctcctcctgtattcaacgggtgtcaccgttggggatgtggggttaacgttggtgtgtgctttgggaactctgttcttgtattcaaagggtgtcctcgttggagaactttggagtcatcctgcactttgcacccaaaagtttgggatcacctgtccagctatctggtgggttatcctcattcgagggacagggacgcgtccaacatttggggtgaacgTGGTTATACCTGTGTCCGTAAATCAAGGATCATAGTTATAgtggagtgttatccttgcgcagggagatgcactatccgtgaagtcctacgattacggacgagccttgggccttcgccgttgggcctcatagttggacattcctaaagctagcggtAGATGGATTCTGGATGGGTTTCTACCGGGCcaaggaataagaagtctaagcccattagatttcttgttccccaagaactacgtcaggcttgatccctatataaaaggtacgtaggcacattgagaggggtaagaagttgagagctaatatgggagccaccacttactctgatcaatctcatcctaaaacaaccacaaaccaccacacaccgcttgattttccggcgaagaaccgccgtcatagatcttaattccggcgagaaacctcaaactttgttgttaccagattcctccgtcaacaaattggcgctagaaggaggggtgctgaTTAAGATCGTTGTCttgggaggaaaagatgtcttataatcatgatggaagttcttatgatggaagtgatagTAGATCTGAGGGAGAGGGCGAGGGAGGCTACACTCGCCACGAACCCTATATGCCCAGAAACATGGCAGATCTACCGAGAGCTCCGGATGTGGGAGGAacacctccagttctcatcagcaacgctgatatcttGGAGCATTTGTACcgcatgggggatactcttaacagTTTTCACTCAAGGCTGAATACGATGGAGCGTCGCAAGACGAGGAGGGGTCCTCATTTTCCCCGTCGCGGCCACGCCGTGGGGAAGGCACCCGTAGTTGAAGGAGATGCCCAGGCCAGCGGAGAAAACCCGTGAATCACTCTGCGGCGCTTGGAAAATTCTGATGATGTACAACCTATTGTGGAGCTTGTCGACGAGGACACTGACAGTAGAGAAAGGCCTCGTCTCAGTAACCAAATTATACCACACCCAcataggtctgggcgtacgatgaacgagcgtcgtcgtgcggaaaatgttcagaatcaAGATGTGGAAAAAAGAGATTCTTTAACCTTAAAGAAaaggcttggcataaggttggaagACGACGATTGGAGAATGCTGCTGGTAGAATGGAAAAATGAAGGAAATGCTGGGGAAACGAGGCCCCGTGATACAATGCGTGTGCCCCCTACTTACCCAAGGGATGATAGGGTGTGGCACCGCGACCACGAGTGTGGCCCTCCGCGAGGAAGGTTTGGAAATTACGACCGAGGTTACCAAAGGAATGGACGAGAAAGGATGGGATACCAGTATGGAAGGATGCCATATAATGGGAGATGAGAGGGCGTGCCCTCAACTGATGAAACACGAATTGTTGTTCCTGTGGCTTCACACAGTGCTACAGGCAACGGATCCAGGACGCGTCCTCATGACCGGGGTGGCATCCAAGTTCAAGAATGGTTTCAAAACAACAATGAGATACCGGGGCGCGGCCAGGAGGAACCTCGTGCGCAAAAGAATGTCCAAAATCAAGATGGTAACATACCACAGccgcagcctcagggcgaggggTAACAAGATCTACCGGTACATCCGGGGGGTAAGCAAGGGGGAGCAACAGCAAGTTACGGAGCAACCCCAACAACTCAACGTTCAAACCATTCCTGGAGTAGAGAAATTTAATGTGAACGATCTtaagaggttgctcaaccatctgGAAGGAGGTAAGGTGACAGCAATTGCGCAAGCCCCTTCCCCATTTTCTGCTGTTGTGAGGGAAGCGCAACTGCCCGCAGGATACATGAACATAACTAATGACTTGAGTTTCTATGGAAACTCCGACCCCGTGGAATTCTTGGGGCGTTTCAACATTGAGATGGACGTATATCAGGTACCCGACTTGGCACGATGTCGTCTCCTGGCTGTCACCTTTAGAGAAGATGCTCAACAATGATTCCAAAAACTTGGTCCAGGGGTGATCACATCTtgggaacagatgaaaacctTGTTTCTAACCCAGTTCCAGGACACGGTGAAGTATACGCCACCTGTTACCACGCTGGCCAACGTGAAACAGAAGGAAGGGGAAAGCTTGACCTCATACTTCAAAAGGTTCAATGCGGAGTCTACCATGGTGAGAGGCGCAGCTGATGAAATATTGAAAAAACTTCTTATAGCTGGTTTGTGCGTGGGAACAGATTTCTGGAAATACCTGCAAGAAAAGGACCCTGTGTCGTTAGCTGATGTACTTGCGCAGGCGGAATCCTTCAAAGCGATTGAGCAATCGCTTGCAGAAACAAAGAAGAATGATAATACTCACAACTCTAAGGGATGAGCTAAAAGGAGAGACAGATCTGCGAGTCCAGATTATCGGCGGAATGCCCGAAGCCCTAATAGGGTGAACGCAGTGAACGTGCGGAGAGAGTGGAGCCCGCCGTCAAATTATGAAAAGAGGGTGAGCAATTACACTCCGCTGGCAGAATCTATTGATCACATCTTTGAGGTGAATAAGGATAGAGGAATTTTCAAGAAACAAGATCGTCTGACTTCGTGGCAAAGTAGAgacaagaagaaatattgcgatTACCATGAGTCTACCAGCCACGACACCCATGAGTGTCGTCACCTAAAACATGAAATCgaagaattgatcaaggctgGATATTTGGGGGAGTGGATCGATAAGGTGAAACGACGCAGAGGAAGCGATGATAAGGGGAAAGATGAAGCATCCCACGCAAGCAGATAATGCTGAAAAGATGGCGAAGGTTAAGTTCCATAGGGCTGGGACTATTCGGGAAATCTTCGGAGGACATCCATTTGTTGGTGATAGCAATCGGGCGTTGGAAAGGAATGCAAGAGAGGCACGACACCCACCACTCACCAACATTCATAGCTTAGAAGATAGACCTCCAAAAATATTCAAAGGGGAATCTGCTGATATTACGTTCAGGGAGAGAGAGTCGAGATGGGTACATCATCCCCATAATGATGCGCTAGTAATAACCATACTTATTGGGGCAGTGAACGTGCATCGAGTCTTCTTGGACAACGGGAGCTCTGCTAACATCCTGTATTACAGCACATACAAAAAAATGGGTTTCCCAGATAGTGACATGTATTTTGAAGATGCACACGTCTACGGCTTTACTAGAAAGGCAGTGAAATTTATGGGTTCGGTTAGGCTTCCTGTCACACTCGGGGAAGGAGCTTTGTCTGTCACTCAAATGATAGACTTTAAAGTGCTGCATCAGGACTCCGCACACAACGTATTGGTAGGCAGACCTTGGTTGCGAGCATTCAGGGTAATAACTTCCATACATCAtttgatgataaagttcccaacGCCTAACAGAGTGGGCAGTCTGAGGGGGTCGCAATTCGAATCACGCGACTGCTATCATAAGGCTGTTAAAGAATTTCGCAGGAGAAAGTATGAGGGAAAAGGTCTTCCATTTGAAGATGCGGCGGACATTCAGGCAAAGCCAAGTGGAGAGGTTCTTGCCCATTATTTTGTGGAAGATCCAGAGGAAGAAGGAACTCATGTCACCAGGGCCCCCACTTTGACGTTCGAGAATGTTTCGAGGATCCGCAGTTTGGAGGAAATCATGGTGAATCATACAGAGGGGATTGTGCGAACGGAGGTTAATGGAGAAAAGTTGGAAGGAAGGATTGAAATTTTACAAAGCCTCGAAAGTAACCTCAAGGTAGATGCTCCTCAAAATGAGAACGCACCCTTGAAAAGTGAAAATGAagttgaggttgatgctcct
Encoded here:
- the LOC141665985 gene encoding uncharacterized protein LOC141665985, encoding MAKVKFHRAGTIREIFGGHPFVGDSNRALERNAREARHPPLTNIHSLEDRPPKIFKGESADITFRERESRWVHHPHNDALVITILIGAVNVHRVFLDNGSSANILYYSTYKKMGFPDSDMYFEDAHVYGFTRKAVKFMGSVRLPVTLGEGALSVTQMIDFKVLHQDSAHNVLVGRPWLRAFRVITSIHHLMIKFPTPNRVGSLRGSQFESRDCYHKAVKEFRRRKYEGKGLPFEDAADIQAKPSGEVLAHYFVEDPEEEGTHVTRAPTLTFENVSRIRSLEEIMVNHTEGIVRTEVNGEKLEGRIEILQSLESNLKVDAPQNENAPLKSENEVEVDAPQNEDVPSTPALHETMPSPEVDAPTYRDAPSNAGMEFEDPRDFDFDLNPRIPMPAEKTGPAKDTISILVDEDDPSKVLKVGSQLSHEMRERITHFLIKNLDVFAWSHSYMVGIDPGVMCHRLNIFSNYTGIQQKHRPVSGEREIALKEEVDRLLEVGLIKESFYPKWLANPVLVKKPNGKWRTCVDLTDLNKACRKDSFPLPRIDQLVDATAGHALLSFMDAYSGYN